In Plantibacter sp. PA-3-X8, one DNA window encodes the following:
- a CDS encoding transglycosylase domain-containing protein has protein sequence MPEPRTPAKTVAQSVLGFVGLSVAAGVLATAAVTPAIAMTGLATSTGISVFDGLPDYLQLDSLAQKSSIYAKDSAGNPVLLASFYDQNRIEDSWDQISQFAKDAAVSAEDPRFFEHGGIDLAGTVRAVVNNAAGGSTQGGSSITQQYVKNVLVQKAEAIPDKKESDAAYEEATATTPERKLKEMRLAIGLEKTYGKEDILRGYLNISGFGGRVYGIEAASNYYFNTTAANLTLEQAATLLAIVNNPENLRIDKPDSADNGAANGYALTKTRRDYVLDQMLKEQKISKEQHDTAVAIPITPTIVPPVTGCSAAGSSAYFCDYVTNVLQNNEIFGATQDERWTNFKRGGYSVFTTLDLDLQSASQAAIDEYVPKTTTELDLGAVSVSVQPGSGRILAMAQNKDYSQDPDVLATGSNYSAINYNTDQAYGGSAGFQPGSTYKIFTLTDWLKSGKGVNESINANRRSDWGTFTNSCVPGGTEQAEAGWSPRNDEGESGSYTVRRATQQSINTAFIAMAQELDLCDISKTAESMGVHRADGAPLNNSPATVLGTNEVAPLSMATAFATLAAGGKTCDPIAIDSITKPDGSTAEVPSANCRQSVDAKVAAAADDVLQGVVSNGTASASGARTDGVGELIGKTGTTDDAEATWMSGASTTVATVVGTFNVSGHVNLRDTYIGGTQVASMRHYIWPAVMSAALAKYPGGDFPEADRATLQGDGSGSSGEDSTPTPTPTADPTQAPSEAPTPAPGDGGDTDGTGEDGGPAAPGNGNGNGGGAGNGNGNGNGNGAPG, from the coding sequence ATGCCTGAACCACGTACCCCCGCGAAGACGGTCGCGCAGAGCGTCCTCGGCTTCGTCGGCTTGAGCGTCGCCGCCGGTGTGCTCGCCACCGCCGCGGTCACCCCTGCCATCGCGATGACCGGTCTCGCCACCTCCACGGGCATCTCCGTCTTCGACGGCCTCCCCGACTACCTCCAGCTCGACTCGCTCGCCCAGAAGTCGAGCATCTACGCCAAGGACTCCGCCGGCAACCCGGTGCTCCTCGCCTCCTTCTACGACCAGAACCGGATCGAGGACAGCTGGGACCAGATCTCCCAGTTCGCGAAGGACGCCGCGGTCTCGGCCGAGGACCCCCGCTTCTTCGAGCACGGTGGCATCGACCTCGCGGGCACCGTCCGCGCGGTCGTCAACAACGCCGCCGGTGGATCGACGCAGGGTGGTTCGTCGATCACCCAGCAGTACGTGAAGAACGTCCTGGTACAGAAGGCCGAGGCGATCCCAGACAAGAAGGAGAGCGACGCGGCCTACGAGGAGGCGACCGCGACGACCCCGGAGCGCAAGCTCAAGGAGATGCGACTCGCGATCGGCCTCGAGAAGACGTACGGCAAGGAGGACATCCTCCGCGGGTACCTCAACATCTCCGGCTTCGGCGGACGCGTCTACGGGATCGAGGCGGCGTCCAACTACTACTTCAACACCACGGCGGCGAACCTCACGCTGGAGCAGGCGGCGACGCTGCTGGCGATCGTCAACAACCCCGAGAACCTCAGGATCGACAAGCCCGACAGCGCCGACAACGGCGCGGCCAACGGCTACGCCCTGACGAAGACGCGACGGGACTACGTCCTCGACCAGATGCTCAAGGAGCAGAAGATCTCCAAGGAGCAGCACGACACCGCCGTGGCGATCCCGATCACGCCGACGATCGTGCCTCCCGTCACCGGCTGTTCCGCGGCCGGGTCGTCCGCCTACTTCTGTGATTACGTGACGAACGTGCTGCAGAACAACGAGATCTTCGGCGCCACACAGGACGAACGGTGGACGAACTTCAAGCGCGGCGGGTACAGCGTCTTCACGACCCTCGACCTCGACCTCCAGAGCGCCTCGCAGGCGGCCATCGACGAATACGTCCCGAAGACGACCACTGAACTCGACCTCGGTGCCGTCTCGGTGAGCGTGCAGCCAGGGAGCGGGCGGATCCTCGCCATGGCCCAGAACAAGGACTACTCGCAGGATCCCGACGTCCTCGCGACGGGCTCCAACTACAGCGCCATCAACTACAACACCGATCAGGCGTACGGCGGCTCGGCCGGTTTCCAGCCCGGTTCGACGTACAAGATCTTCACGCTCACGGACTGGCTGAAGTCGGGCAAGGGCGTCAACGAGTCGATCAACGCGAACCGCAGATCCGACTGGGGCACCTTCACCAACAGTTGCGTCCCGGGTGGGACGGAGCAGGCGGAGGCCGGATGGAGTCCGCGGAACGACGAGGGCGAATCGGGGTCCTACACCGTGAGACGCGCCACGCAGCAGTCGATCAACACCGCGTTCATCGCGATGGCGCAGGAGCTCGACCTCTGCGACATCAGCAAGACCGCTGAGTCGATGGGCGTGCACCGTGCCGACGGCGCGCCCCTGAACAACTCCCCCGCGACCGTGCTCGGCACCAACGAGGTCGCTCCGCTGAGCATGGCGACGGCCTTCGCGACGCTCGCCGCCGGCGGCAAGACGTGCGACCCGATCGCGATCGACTCGATCACGAAGCCCGACGGTTCCACCGCCGAGGTCCCCTCGGCGAACTGCCGTCAATCCGTCGATGCGAAGGTGGCGGCCGCGGCCGACGACGTCCTCCAGGGCGTCGTCTCCAACGGCACCGCGTCCGCCTCGGGTGCCCGCACCGACGGCGTCGGTGAGCTGATCGGCAAGACCGGGACCACCGACGACGCCGAGGCGACCTGGATGAGCGGCGCGAGCACGACGGTCGCGACGGTCGTCGGCACCTTCAACGTCAGCGGACACGTCAACCTCCGCGACACCTACATCGGTGGCACCCAGGTGGCCTCCATGCGGCACTACATCTGGCCGGCGGTCATGTCGGCCGCGCTCGCCAAGTACCCGGGCGGTGACTTCCCCGAGGCGGATCGCGCCACGCTGCAGGGCGACGGTTCCGGCAGCAGCGGCGAGGACTCGACACCGACCCCGACGCCGACGGCCGACCCCACGCAGGCACCGAGCGAGGCGCCGACACCGGCTCCGGGTGACGGCGGGGACACCGATGGGACCGGCGAGGACGGCGGGCCTGCGGCGCCGGGGAACGGCAACGGGAACGGCGGCGGCGCCGGGAACGGGAACGGGAACGGGAACGGGAACGGCGCACCCGGATGA
- a CDS encoding transglycosylase domain-containing protein, whose protein sequence is MPQQHRTATGVLGGFLGFLGLSVAAGVLVTATVTPALAVTGIATNSTINVFDGLPDYLALDELAQKSSIYATDSAGNPQLLASFYQQNRIEVGWDQINQFVKDAAISAEDPRFYEHGGVDLTGTIRAVAISATGRDLQGGSSITQQYVKNVLVQKAEAITDEAKMKAAYKEATKATPERKLKEMRMAIGLEKRYGKQDILRGYLNIAGFGGRTYGIEAAANYYFATTAANLNLEQAAALMAIVNNPETLRLDRPDSETNGAANGYALTLERRNYVLDQMIKEGKITEEQYFWAYRQPITPTINPASTGCQTAVNVSPGAGYFCDYVTRVFQNNPIFGATEDERWAAFNRGGYSVFTTLDLDVQGAAQAAIDELIPRVSDQLDIGAVSVTVQPGTGRILAMAQNKDYSNDPDVLATGANYSAVNYNTDVDYGGSTGLQPGSTYKTFTLAEWLKEGHGLNEGVDGRKRSPWGTFKDSCADGGTVYAGSDWNPGNDEGGNGGQYTALQSTKQSINTGFIAMAKQLDLCGIRKTAESMGVHRADGGPLLQSPATVLGTNEVAPLSMATAFATFASGGITCDPIAIDRVVKPDGTEIPVPPANCRQGLEANVAATANVALQATFNGGTTSSSRIGDGIPLIGKTGTTDNNEATWMSGASTKAATVVGVFNATGHVNLRRTYFDAGQAATIRHKIWPRVMATANAKFGGDAFGDPDPSLINGQSVQVPDVAGKTIEEAQKLLEDAGFGFENGGAGDSALPAGQAASTNPSGTVPKGSIVTVYTSNGLLGVIPDVSGAGNFDAAKAAIQGAGFTNVGQKCAVDPAATTPKVTGVDPPAGTAARKDGKVTVTVSKTSC, encoded by the coding sequence ATGCCTCAACAACATCGCACGGCCACCGGTGTGCTCGGCGGCTTCCTCGGCTTTCTCGGGCTGAGCGTCGCAGCGGGTGTCCTCGTCACCGCCACGGTCACGCCGGCACTCGCCGTCACCGGGATCGCGACCAACAGCACGATCAACGTGTTCGACGGTCTGCCCGACTACCTGGCCCTCGACGAATTGGCGCAGAAGTCGAGCATCTACGCGACCGACAGCGCAGGCAACCCGCAGCTGCTCGCGTCCTTCTACCAGCAGAACCGCATCGAGGTCGGCTGGGACCAGATCAACCAGTTCGTCAAGGACGCGGCGATCTCGGCTGAGGACCCGCGCTTCTACGAGCACGGCGGTGTCGACCTCACCGGTACCATCCGTGCCGTCGCGATCAGCGCGACGGGACGCGACCTGCAGGGTGGTTCGTCGATCACCCAGCAGTACGTGAAGAACGTGCTCGTGCAGAAGGCCGAGGCCATCACCGACGAGGCCAAGATGAAGGCCGCGTACAAAGAGGCGACGAAGGCGACCCCGGAGCGCAAGCTCAAGGAGATGCGCATGGCCATCGGCCTCGAGAAGCGCTACGGCAAGCAGGACATCCTGCGCGGCTACCTCAACATCGCCGGATTCGGCGGTCGCACCTACGGCATCGAGGCCGCAGCCAACTACTACTTCGCGACGACTGCCGCCAACCTGAACCTCGAGCAGGCCGCCGCGCTGATGGCGATCGTGAACAACCCGGAGACGCTGCGCCTCGACCGGCCCGACAGCGAGACGAACGGCGCGGCCAACGGGTACGCCCTCACGCTCGAACGGCGGAACTACGTCCTCGATCAGATGATCAAGGAGGGCAAGATCACCGAGGAGCAGTACTTCTGGGCGTACCGCCAGCCGATCACGCCGACCATCAACCCGGCGAGCACGGGCTGCCAGACGGCCGTCAACGTCAGCCCGGGAGCCGGCTACTTCTGCGACTACGTCACCCGGGTGTTCCAGAACAACCCGATCTTCGGCGCCACGGAGGACGAACGCTGGGCCGCGTTCAACCGCGGTGGCTACAGCGTGTTCACGACGCTCGATCTCGACGTCCAGGGTGCCGCACAGGCGGCGATCGACGAGCTCATCCCGCGGGTGAGCGACCAGCTCGACATCGGCGCGGTGTCCGTCACCGTGCAGCCCGGAACGGGCCGCATCCTCGCGATGGCCCAGAACAAGGACTACTCGAACGACCCAGACGTCCTGGCCACCGGTGCGAACTACTCCGCGGTCAACTACAACACCGACGTCGATTACGGCGGGTCCACGGGCCTCCAACCCGGATCGACGTACAAGACCTTCACGCTCGCCGAATGGCTCAAAGAGGGGCACGGCCTGAACGAGGGCGTCGACGGCCGGAAACGGTCCCCGTGGGGCACGTTCAAGGACTCGTGCGCCGACGGCGGCACGGTCTACGCCGGCTCCGACTGGAACCCCGGCAACGACGAGGGCGGCAACGGTGGCCAGTACACCGCGCTCCAGTCGACGAAGCAGTCCATCAACACCGGCTTCATCGCGATGGCGAAGCAGCTCGACCTCTGCGGCATCCGTAAGACGGCCGAGTCGATGGGTGTCCATCGCGCCGACGGCGGTCCGCTGCTGCAGTCCCCGGCGACGGTCCTCGGCACCAACGAGGTCGCTCCGCTCAGCATGGCGACGGCCTTCGCGACCTTCGCTTCGGGCGGCATCACCTGCGACCCGATCGCGATCGACCGGGTCGTGAAGCCCGACGGCACCGAGATCCCCGTTCCGCCGGCGAACTGCCGGCAGGGCCTCGAAGCCAATGTCGCCGCTACGGCGAACGTCGCACTCCAGGCGACGTTCAACGGCGGCACGACGAGCTCGTCCCGCATCGGCGACGGCATCCCGCTCATCGGCAAGACGGGTACCACCGACAACAACGAGGCGACCTGGATGAGTGGCGCGAGCACGAAGGCGGCGACCGTCGTCGGTGTCTTCAACGCGACCGGCCACGTCAACCTGCGGCGCACCTACTTCGACGCCGGGCAGGCCGCGACGATCCGTCACAAGATCTGGCCGCGGGTCATGGCGACCGCCAACGCGAAGTTCGGCGGCGACGCATTCGGCGACCCCGACCCGTCGCTCATCAACGGCCAGTCGGTCCAGGTGCCCGACGTGGCCGGGAAGACCATCGAAGAGGCGCAGAAGCTGCTCGAGGACGCCGGCTTCGGTTTCGAGAACGGCGGCGCGGGCGACTCCGCCCTGCCGGCCGGCCAGGCGGCGAGCACCAACCCGTCCGGCACGGTGCCGAAGGGCTCCATCGTCACGGTCTACACGAGCAACGGGCTCCTGGGTGTCATCCCCGACGTCAGCGGAGCGGGCAACTTCGACGCGGCGAAGGCGGCCATCCAGGGCGCCGGGTTCACGAACGTGGGTCAGAAATGCGCGGTCGATCCCGCTGCCACGACACCGAAGGTGACCGGCGTCGATCCACCAGCCGGCACCGCAGCGCGCAAGGACGGCAAGGTGACGGTGACGGTCTCGAAGACCAGCTGTTAG